A region of Clostridium acetobutylicum ATCC 824 DNA encodes the following proteins:
- a CDS encoding pyridoxal phosphate-dependent aminotransferase, whose product MNFSNRVHNMDFSPIRKLVPLSKAAEDRGIKVYHLNIGQPDVKTPDTFFQGITNYNEKIVKYSDSQGIDTLIDSFIRSLSDSNIYFEKDEIMITHGGSEAIQFAIMATCDPGDEILSPEPFYSNYNSFAKVSGAKIVPFETKIEDNFHLPKKEEIIAKITDKTKCIMLSNPCNPTGTVYSYEEMRMLGEIAKEYNLFIISDEVYRQFIFDNVPYTSSIHLTDILDRVILVDSISKHYSACGARIGLVASKNKDLMHQILKLCQARLCVSTIEQYAAANLINTMGSYITDVKMAYKKRRDIMYSGLSSIPGVICSKPEGAFYILAKLPVDDSDAFAKWLLTDFSYNNETVMFAPASGFYATLGLGKSEARFSYCTSIEDIENSIVILKKALEEYNK is encoded by the coding sequence TTGAATTTCTCAAATAGAGTTCACAATATGGATTTTTCACCAATAAGAAAGTTAGTTCCACTTTCAAAGGCTGCTGAAGATAGAGGTATAAAAGTATACCATTTAAATATAGGTCAGCCAGATGTAAAAACTCCTGATACTTTCTTTCAGGGCATTACAAATTATAACGAAAAAATAGTTAAATATTCTGATTCTCAAGGAATAGATACTTTAATAGATAGTTTTATAAGATCTTTGTCTGATTCAAACATATATTTCGAAAAGGATGAAATAATGATTACTCACGGTGGAAGTGAGGCCATACAATTCGCAATAATGGCAACCTGTGATCCTGGTGATGAGATATTAAGTCCTGAGCCATTTTACTCTAACTACAATAGTTTTGCAAAAGTTTCGGGTGCAAAAATTGTTCCCTTTGAAACAAAGATAGAAGATAACTTCCATCTTCCAAAAAAGGAAGAAATCATAGCTAAAATAACTGATAAAACTAAATGTATTATGCTTTCAAATCCTTGCAATCCAACTGGGACAGTCTATTCCTATGAGGAGATGCGAATGCTTGGAGAAATAGCAAAGGAGTATAACTTATTCATCATATCTGATGAAGTTTACAGACAGTTCATATTCGATAACGTTCCATATACTTCAAGTATACATTTAACTGATATACTTGATAGAGTTATTCTCGTTGACAGTATATCAAAACATTATAGTGCCTGCGGTGCTAGAATTGGTTTAGTTGCTTCTAAAAATAAGGACTTAATGCACCAAATACTTAAGTTATGTCAGGCAAGACTTTGTGTTTCAACTATTGAACAATATGCTGCTGCAAATTTAATAAATACAATGGGAAGCTATATAACAGATGTAAAAATGGCCTATAAGAAAAGACGAGATATAATGTATTCAGGTCTTAGTAGTATTCCTGGAGTTATCTGCAGTAAACCTGAAGGAGCATTTTATATATTAGCAAAGCTTCCAGTAGATGATTCAGATGCCTTTGCAAAATGGCTTCTTACAGACTTTTCTTATAACAACGAAACTGTCATGTTCGCTCCTGCTTCAGGTTTTTATGCAACTTTGGGCCTTGGAAAAAGCGAAGCAAGATTTTCATATTGTACAAGTATAGAGGACATAGAGAATTCTATAGTTATACTAAAAAAGGCACTTGAAGAATATAATAAATAA
- a CDS encoding GNAT family N-acetyltransferase: MNIIKGQTEDLSGVIDIISNCIRYMKSQGIYQWDEFYPSSDIIENDIKRKDCYVLKDNERCVAYVAINEQQPPEYSQIDWLTHEKKILVIHRLCVQPEFQGRGIAKKILKFIEDLATKNNYSSIRLDAYSGNNKALKLYSNLDYKKVGQFYLPVRDLPFYCYEKNI, encoded by the coding sequence ATGAATATTATTAAAGGACAGACAGAAGACCTATCAGGCGTAATTGATATAATCTCTAACTGTATAAGATATATGAAAAGTCAAGGCATATACCAATGGGATGAATTTTATCCTTCTTCAGATATTATTGAAAATGATATTAAACGTAAGGACTGCTACGTTTTAAAGGATAATGAAAGATGTGTAGCCTACGTTGCAATAAATGAACAGCAACCGCCTGAATACAGTCAAATAGACTGGCTTACTCATGAAAAAAAGATATTAGTTATTCATAGGTTATGTGTTCAGCCCGAATTTCAAGGAAGAGGTATTGCAAAAAAAATATTAAAGTTCATTGAAGATTTAGCTACTAAAAATAACTATTCCAGCATTAGATTAGACGCTTATAGTGGAAATAATAAAGCACTTAAGCTATATTCTAATCTTGATTATAAGAAAGTTGGCCAATTTTATCTTCCAGTGAGAGACCTTCCTTTCTATTGCTATGAGAAGAATATCTAA
- the thrC gene encoding threonine synthase, with protein sequence MNHIYYKSTRNNDVSILASRAILKGISDDGGLYVPERVPELDFDIKDIVNMDYKEIAYKVMKTFFTDFTEEELKYCIENAYDSKFDTEEIAPIKKAGDTYFLELYHGPTLAFKDMALSILPYLLKTASKKNGIQDKIVILTATSGDTGKAALEGFKDVEGTEIIVFFPNDGVSEVQRLQMVTQKGKNTHVVAIRGNFDDAQSGVKKIFTDKEFIQELKENNCVFSSANSINIGRLVPQIVYYFYAYSKMCSKGEINFGEKINFVVPTGNFGNILAAYFAKSMGVPINKLICASNDNKVLYDFFENGTYDRNREFVTTISPSMDILISSNLERLIYLVCDRDSSKVADFMRELSEGGKYNITENMKKKLKDFYAGYATEEETKKAIEKMYKENKYLIDTHTAVAYSVYEKYLKNTKDKAKTVIASTASPYKFTNAVMTSLDNKYASYDDFELMKKMSEVINKDIPSGVKGLNERKVIHKDICSKDEMKKIVRSFLGK encoded by the coding sequence ATGAATCACATATATTATAAAAGTACCAGAAATAATGATGTTAGTATTTTAGCGTCTAGAGCTATTTTAAAGGGTATATCTGATGATGGTGGCTTGTATGTACCAGAGAGAGTACCAGAGCTTGATTTTGATATTAAAGATATTGTTAATATGGATTATAAAGAAATAGCTTATAAAGTTATGAAGACTTTTTTTACCGATTTTACTGAAGAGGAGCTCAAGTACTGCATTGAAAATGCCTATGACAGCAAATTTGATACAGAAGAAATAGCTCCTATAAAAAAGGCAGGAGATACATATTTTTTAGAATTATATCATGGTCCTACCTTAGCATTTAAGGATATGGCACTTTCAATTTTACCATATCTTTTAAAAACTGCTTCAAAGAAAAATGGAATTCAGGATAAAATAGTTATTTTAACAGCAACATCTGGCGATACCGGAAAAGCAGCATTAGAAGGTTTTAAGGATGTTGAAGGTACCGAGATAATAGTGTTTTTCCCGAATGATGGAGTGAGTGAAGTTCAAAGACTTCAAATGGTAACACAGAAAGGAAAAAATACACATGTTGTGGCTATAAGAGGAAACTTTGATGATGCTCAAAGCGGAGTTAAAAAAATATTTACGGACAAAGAATTTATACAGGAGCTTAAAGAGAATAATTGTGTATTTTCATCTGCAAACTCAATTAACATAGGAAGATTAGTTCCTCAGATAGTATATTATTTTTATGCTTATTCTAAGATGTGCTCAAAAGGTGAAATTAATTTTGGAGAAAAGATAAATTTTGTTGTTCCTACAGGCAATTTTGGAAATATACTAGCAGCATATTTTGCTAAGAGTATGGGAGTGCCTATTAATAAGCTAATATGTGCTTCAAATGACAATAAAGTTCTTTATGATTTCTTTGAAAATGGAACTTATGATAGAAATAGAGAGTTTGTAACTACAATATCACCTTCCATGGATATTTTAATTTCAAGTAACCTTGAAAGACTTATTTATCTTGTATGCGATAGAGATTCAAGCAAGGTGGCTGATTTTATGAGAGAGCTTAGTGAAGGCGGAAAATATAATATAACAGAGAATATGAAGAAAAAACTTAAGGATTTTTATGCTGGATATGCTACAGAGGAAGAAACTAAAAAGGCTATAGAAAAAATGTATAAAGAAAATAAATATCTTATAGACACTCATACGGCTGTAGCTTATAGTGTGTATGAAAAATATTTAAAGAATACGAAGGATAAAGCAAAAACTGTTATAGCGTCAACTGCAAGTCCATACAAATTTACAAATGCAGTTATGACCTCTCTTGATAATAAATATGCTTCTTACGACGATTTTGAACTCATGAAGAAGATGAGTGAGGTTATAAATAAGGATATACCAAGTGGTGTTAAAGGACTTAATGAAAGAAAAGTTATTCATAAAGATATTTGTAGTAAAGATGAAATGAAAAAAATAGTTAGAAGTTTTTTAGGTAAGTAG
- a CDS encoding YkvA family protein yields MIKFLMRTNKKVRKLKKKTGLKRKLEILYLAYRRKDVPWYAKLIAIVVVGYVLSPIDLIPDFIPFIGYLDDLIIVPIGISLAIRLIPKEVFYECSKEAEEVFKEGKPKSWFFGVLIIIFWIVVAAYFLNLFLKSLYRH; encoded by the coding sequence GTGATAAAATTTCTAATGAGGACAAATAAAAAGGTTAGAAAGTTAAAAAAAAAGACAGGATTAAAAAGGAAACTGGAAATTCTATATCTTGCTTATAGAAGAAAAGATGTGCCATGGTACGCTAAACTTATCGCAATAGTTGTTGTAGGATATGTTTTAAGTCCTATTGATTTAATTCCAGACTTCATACCTTTTATAGGATATTTAGATGATTTAATTATAGTTCCTATAGGAATATCTTTGGCTATTAGATTAATACCTAAAGAAGTTTTTTATGAATGCAGTAAAGAAGCAGAAGAGGTTTTTAAAGAAGGAAAACCCAAAAGTTGGTTTTTTGGTGTTCTTATAATAATTTTTTGGATTGTAGTTGCTGCATATTTCTTAAATTTATTTTTGAAGAGTCTGTATAGACATTAA
- a CDS encoding ASCH domain-containing protein — translation MEREHDTVKKMWTDYLGFIEEDIENTEKTYSSWYFGGDKNSANNLADLVMKGTKRGTTSLYYFYELENDPLPKKGDFSIITDYSGTAQCVIETTKVTVLPFKEVTEELAFIEGEGDKSLDYWKRAHISFFTKELEEEGKKFSEDMLVVFEEFKVVYK, via the coding sequence ATGGAAAGAGAACATGATACAGTAAAGAAAATGTGGACAGATTATTTAGGATTTATAGAAGAAGATATAGAGAATACTGAAAAAACGTATTCTTCATGGTATTTTGGAGGAGATAAAAATAGTGCAAATAATTTAGCTGATCTTGTAATGAAGGGAACTAAAAGAGGGACTACAAGTCTATACTACTTTTATGAATTGGAAAATGATCCATTACCTAAAAAGGGTGATTTTAGTATAATTACGGATTATAGTGGTACAGCACAGTGTGTAATTGAAACTACTAAGGTAACAGTGCTGCCATTTAAGGAAGTAACAGAGGAGCTTGCGTTTATAGAGGGAGAGGGAGACAAATCTTTAGATTACTGGAAAAGAGCCCATATAAGCTTTTTTACAAAAGAATTAGAAGAAGAAGGAAAGAAATTTTCAGAGGATATGCTAGTAGTATTTGAAGAATTTAAAGTGGTTTATAAATAA
- a CDS encoding metallophosphoesterase family protein: MKKRKTFLSLLIAAVATFGIYSATAIKASAQYEFDVISDTHIGSDDQGGWHATKNLKTTLECIAKYNSNDQCVVFNGDNVDTAYQDTYDQLYNNISQIKGDLSNNGYKIPYMYFNIGNHEYSFGGTSTGNYQTCLNNFNYNTNRIRSLIGSRPGVTDSARNNSYDLQYINNKNDRLAFLGTDEIPSNPCDAYLNPSQIDWLSSTIRTNRNEWSNSRGKKPMFVFLHQPLQYTVYGSDPTNPNFSGWGTLLNTDTLEQYALNGHPEVIMFTGHTHREFSNAYYGDSDNFCSLGSSSASIFGVPSLGNTDNDPEGYHVTVYSDGVVVQGVKYRSDGPQQVNTRTINF; encoded by the coding sequence ATGAAAAAGAGAAAAACATTCCTATCACTTTTAATTGCAGCAGTTGCTACCTTTGGTATATACTCTGCAACAGCAATTAAAGCTAGTGCACAATATGAATTTGATGTTATTTCCGATACTCACATAGGTTCAGACGATCAAGGTGGATGGCATGCCACTAAAAATCTCAAAACAACCTTAGAGTGTATAGCAAAATATAACTCAAATGACCAATGCGTAGTATTTAATGGCGATAATGTTGATACAGCTTACCAGGATACTTATGATCAATTGTACAATAATATATCTCAAATTAAGGGCGATTTATCTAACAACGGATATAAAATTCCATACATGTATTTTAACATTGGTAATCATGAATATTCTTTTGGAGGCACTAGCACAGGAAATTATCAAACTTGTCTTAATAATTTCAATTACAACACAAATAGAATCCGCTCACTTATAGGTTCCAGACCAGGTGTAACAGATTCTGCTCGTAATAACTCATACGATTTACAATACATAAATAATAAAAACGATAGACTCGCTTTTTTAGGCACTGACGAAATACCTTCTAATCCATGTGACGCTTATCTTAATCCTAGCCAAATAGACTGGTTAAGTAGCACTATTAGAACAAATAGAAATGAATGGAGTAATTCAAGAGGCAAAAAACCTATGTTTGTTTTCTTACATCAACCTCTACAGTACACTGTATATGGATCAGATCCTACCAATCCAAATTTTTCAGGTTGGGGAACTCTTTTAAATACTGACACTTTAGAGCAATATGCATTAAACGGGCATCCTGAAGTTATAATGTTTACAGGACATACTCACAGAGAATTTAGTAATGCATACTATGGTGACAGCGATAATTTCTGTTCCCTAGGCAGTTCTTCTGCTAGTATCTTTGGTGTTCCTTCTCTTGGAAATACTGACAATGACCCTGAAGGATATCACGTAACTGTATACAGTGATGGTGTAGTTGTTCAAGGCGTTAAGTACAGAAGTGATGGACCTCAACAAGTAAATACACGTACAATAAACTTTTAA
- a CDS encoding nicotinate phosphoribosyltransferase: MEFKKNFDIKDDRNLTMLVDFYELTMGNGYLNKNVGNKTAYFDMFFRRVPDNGGYCIMAGVQQLTEYLSNLRFTKEDIDYLRSKHEFSEEFLSYLKDFKFECDVWAVPEGNPVFPNEPLVTVKGPAIQAQFVETMILLTINHQTLIATKANRICRAAGNRPVMEFGSRRAQGYDGAIYGARAAVIGGCSSTACTISEQMFGVNAVGTMAHSWVQLFDNEFEAFKAWADVYPENCVLLVDTYNVLKSGLPNAIKVFDEVLKPKGIRPSGIRIDSGDITYLTKKCRKILDEAGYSDCKIVISNSLDEHIITDVLLQGAEVDSFGVGERLITAKSEPVFGGVFKLCAVENDEGNIVPKIKISENQEKITNPGFKKIYRLFDKETDKALADLITLNDEVIDETKPLEIFDPIYTWKKKKLTHYYVKDLRVQLFKKGELVYENPEVLEIRNIAKKETEKLWAEVLRLENPHTYYVDLSKKLWDLKHNLLEKYSNAFNS; this comes from the coding sequence ATGGAATTCAAAAAGAATTTTGATATTAAGGATGACAGAAATCTGACAATGCTAGTGGATTTCTACGAACTTACTATGGGAAATGGATACTTAAATAAAAATGTGGGAAATAAAACAGCCTATTTTGATATGTTTTTTAGAAGGGTTCCTGACAACGGTGGCTACTGCATAATGGCTGGTGTGCAACAACTAACAGAGTACCTTTCTAATTTAAGATTTACAAAGGAAGATATAGATTATCTAAGAAGTAAACACGAATTTTCTGAAGAATTCCTTTCATATCTTAAAGACTTTAAATTTGAATGCGATGTATGGGCAGTACCAGAGGGTAATCCTGTATTTCCAAATGAACCTCTTGTAACTGTAAAAGGCCCTGCAATTCAAGCTCAATTTGTTGAAACTATGATACTATTAACAATAAATCACCAAACTTTAATAGCCACAAAAGCAAACAGGATATGCAGAGCTGCTGGAAACAGACCTGTTATGGAGTTTGGTTCTAGACGTGCTCAAGGCTATGACGGAGCTATTTATGGTGCAAGAGCAGCTGTTATAGGCGGTTGCAGCTCAACTGCTTGCACTATATCTGAGCAAATGTTTGGAGTTAATGCTGTTGGTACCATGGCTCACAGTTGGGTTCAATTATTTGATAATGAATTTGAAGCTTTTAAAGCTTGGGCTGATGTATATCCTGAAAATTGCGTACTTTTAGTAGATACTTATAACGTTTTAAAATCAGGTCTTCCTAACGCTATAAAAGTTTTTGATGAAGTTTTAAAACCAAAAGGTATAAGACCTAGCGGAATAAGAATAGACAGCGGTGATATAACTTATCTTACAAAAAAATGCAGAAAAATCCTTGATGAAGCTGGATACAGCGATTGTAAAATTGTAATTTCCAATTCATTAGATGAACATATAATAACAGATGTTCTTCTTCAAGGCGCTGAAGTTGACAGTTTCGGAGTAGGCGAAAGACTTATAACTGCAAAATCAGAACCTGTTTTTGGAGGAGTATTTAAGCTTTGTGCTGTAGAAAATGACGAAGGAAATATCGTTCCTAAAATCAAAATAAGTGAAAACCAGGAAAAGATAACAAACCCAGGCTTCAAAAAAATCTACAGATTGTTCGATAAGGAAACAGACAAGGCTTTAGCGGATTTGATTACTTTAAATGATGAGGTAATTGATGAAACTAAACCTCTTGAAATATTTGATCCTATTTACACTTGGAAGAAAAAGAAATTAACGCATTACTATGTTAAAGATTTAAGAGTTCAATTATTTAAAAAAGGAGAACTCGTATATGAAAATCCTGAAGTTTTAGAAATAAGAAATATAGCAAAAAAAGAAACAGAAAAGCTTTGGGCTGAAGTTTTAAGACTTGAAAATCCACATACTTATTATGTTGATCTTTCAAAAAAGCTTTGGGATCTAAAGCACAATTTACTTGAAAAATATTCTAATGCATTTAATAGCTAA
- a CDS encoding NUDIX hydrolase: MEVKFYKGVEDSLLKFAVIVARHNGKWVFCKHRERSTYEVPGGRREENELILDTAKRELFEETGACEYAIKPICVYSVIGKTRVNNSGQESYGMLYYSDIKTFGKLPKSEIEKVCLFENLPTKWTYPLIQPKLIDKVKNYILCSIS, encoded by the coding sequence ATGGAAGTAAAATTTTATAAAGGTGTTGAGGATAGTCTGCTAAAATTTGCTGTTATTGTTGCGAGGCACAATGGCAAGTGGGTTTTTTGTAAACATAGAGAACGTAGTACATATGAAGTTCCAGGTGGCCGTAGGGAAGAAAATGAACTAATTCTTGATACTGCAAAAAGAGAATTATTTGAAGAAACAGGAGCATGCGAGTATGCGATAAAACCAATTTGTGTATACTCAGTTATTGGAAAAACTAGAGTTAATAATAGTGGTCAAGAAAGCTATGGAATGTTATATTATTCAGATATTAAAACATTTGGAAAACTACCAAAATCAGAAATAGAAAAAGTATGTTTATTTGAAAACCTGCCTACAAAATGGACATATCCACTTATTCAACCCAAATTAATTGATAAAGTTAAAAATTATATATTATGTAGTATTTCATAG
- a CDS encoding peptidoglycan-binding protein, with amino-acid sequence MPTFPTLRLYYEGPSVRILQMNLYGLNYRYNGLKVTGVFDSLTYEVVRDFQVEHKLVPDGIVGPITWSVLLSQVTSIQNKLNSVYFTVGTPNGIFGPVTIDAVTRFQSVNGLVKNGVVDPRTRQQLFNPNPVINYSNRPSSISLSSLNPYVALLAQRFLNLCTANGLNVRVIQAFRSWYEQDQLYTQGRTMPGNIVTDAQGGDSYHNWGLAFDCAPVENGQVSWNDITSFNEMGRLGQQVGLEWGGNWTSYAITLVDAPHFQYTFGLSTEQLLNGARPV; translated from the coding sequence ATGCCTACATTTCCTACTCTACGCTTGTATTACGAGGGTCCTTCTGTTAGGATACTTCAAATGAACTTATATGGTTTAAATTATAGGTACAATGGCCTTAAGGTTACTGGTGTGTTTGACTCACTAACTTACGAAGTAGTAAGAGATTTTCAAGTTGAACATAAACTGGTTCCAGATGGCATTGTAGGACCAATTACTTGGAGTGTCCTACTAAGTCAGGTTACTTCCATACAAAACAAACTCAATTCTGTATATTTTACAGTTGGAACTCCAAATGGAATATTTGGACCAGTAACTATTGACGCTGTTACTAGATTCCAAAGTGTTAATGGACTAGTTAAAAATGGTGTTGTAGATCCAAGAACACGGCAGCAATTATTTAATCCTAATCCTGTTATTAATTACAGTAATAGACCTAGCTCCATAAGCTTAAGTTCTTTAAATCCATACGTAGCCTTATTAGCCCAACGTTTTCTTAATTTATGTACTGCTAATGGATTAAATGTTAGGGTAATTCAAGCCTTTAGAAGTTGGTATGAGCAGGATCAATTATATACTCAGGGTAGAACTATGCCTGGTAATATAGTTACTGATGCTCAAGGAGGGGATTCCTATCACAACTGGGGTTTGGCCTTTGACTGTGCACCTGTTGAGAACGGCCAAGTTTCTTGGAATGATATAACTTCCTTTAATGAAATGGGACGACTTGGACAACAGGTAGGCTTGGAATGGGGTGGTAACTGGACTAGTTATGCAATAACCCTTGTGGATGCTCCTCATTTTCAGTACACCTTTGGACTAAGCACAGAACAGCTCTTAAATGGTGCTCGACCTGTATAA
- a CDS encoding GtrA family protein, which produces MDIVKNIYSTFMDNKKFKHLIKFVCVGCLNTLVDFGMFSIFNSLLGINYIISQIISYSSGTLNSYLFNKFWTFTDTRTKKKTISEIIQFIVVNAASLGVSLVGLSLLINNSHFNSFFAKIISMVLAQVVNFLGYRFWVFGKIAKPHHNKAA; this is translated from the coding sequence ATGGATATTGTAAAAAATATCTACAGTACTTTTATGGATAATAAAAAATTCAAACATCTAATAAAATTTGTTTGTGTTGGATGTTTAAATACCTTAGTAGATTTCGGAATGTTTTCTATATTCAATAGCTTACTTGGCATAAACTATATAATAAGTCAAATAATATCTTACTCAAGTGGAACCTTAAACAGCTATTTATTTAATAAATTTTGGACATTTACAGATACAAGAACAAAGAAAAAAACAATAAGTGAAATTATTCAATTTATTGTAGTTAACGCAGCTTCTCTTGGTGTAAGCTTAGTAGGTCTTAGCCTGCTAATAAATAATAGTCATTTTAACTCATTTTTTGCAAAAATAATCTCAATGGTACTTGCTCAAGTAGTTAATTTCTTAGGGTATAGGTTTTGGGTTTTTGGAAAAATAGCTAAACCACACCATAACAAAGCTGCTTAG
- a CDS encoding ATP-dependent helicase, with protein sequence MISEAVKREFCLLRDKIIEQSYKHLDNMQRNAVFNGGSNCIVVACPGAGKTQVILNRVDYLCKFGPVYNTEYVPDSLKQEDLEYMRDYLNNFSIKKTSIITNRIRHLMSLKKVSTDNIIVITFTKAAAVNMKRRYINYFNSRKTPFFGTFHSLFYKILSRHKGNIKIIEEIQKYNIVKSVLMKYMDEVNDDKLREVINDISSLKCSECSMEDFKSQVDKKIFEECYERYESYKKDNSLMDFDDLQIECMKMFEERPELLRGYSNLFMYVLVDEFQDSDSLQIKLLKMLSEKSSIYAVGDEDQCIYSFRGSRPDCMVDFDKIFKDGRKLFLSTNYRSVRNIVDISKNLIANNEKRNLKDIDANKSDSGKITIINSKNENIEADKITIEIEKLKNISDYNYSDIAILYRTNVESRSLIDSFIRRNIPFKFLDREYNFFEHFICKDIAAYLRLSIDEFNRESFLRIINRPFRYISKVNLQKVKSYGNMESVFDILKNIEDLPIFQIKDIEKLQTKIRNLNKMSLLSAVQFIISDLGYSDYIQDYCKKRGFDVEEMMDIIEEFKSACDGYNNIIKFLSHIEEVREKIKENKVDTSKDTVLLSTIHGVKGMEFKNVFIINCDEENIPHKNSIDENIEEERRLFYVGITRAIENLWISITSELKGCVRKPSRFIKECKLNLNDFEGKYKKGDKVEHVSFGLGEIISIEDEVTEIRFKNDTRRFDTSVLLNAKLMRRCQ encoded by the coding sequence ATGATTTCAGAAGCTGTAAAAAGAGAATTTTGTTTATTGAGAGATAAAATAATAGAACAAAGCTATAAACATCTTGATAACATGCAGAGAAATGCAGTTTTTAATGGTGGAAGTAACTGCATTGTCGTAGCATGTCCAGGAGCAGGAAAAACTCAAGTTATTCTTAATAGAGTAGATTATCTATGTAAATTTGGACCAGTATATAATACTGAGTATGTTCCTGATTCTCTAAAACAAGAGGATTTAGAATATATGAGGGATTACTTAAATAATTTTTCAATTAAGAAGACAAGCATAATAACCAATAGAATTAGGCATCTTATGAGCTTGAAAAAAGTCTCCACTGACAATATCATAGTAATAACTTTTACAAAGGCTGCAGCGGTAAATATGAAGCGAAGATATATAAACTATTTTAATAGTAGAAAAACGCCTTTTTTTGGAACCTTTCATAGTTTGTTCTATAAGATACTATCAAGGCATAAAGGAAATATAAAAATCATAGAGGAAATTCAAAAATACAATATAGTTAAATCAGTTCTTATGAAGTACATGGATGAAGTAAATGATGATAAGCTAAGAGAGGTAATAAACGATATATCAAGTCTTAAGTGCAGCGAGTGCAGCATGGAAGACTTTAAGTCTCAAGTAGATAAGAAAATTTTTGAGGAATGCTATGAAAGATACGAAAGCTATAAGAAGGATAATTCACTTATGGATTTTGATGATCTTCAAATAGAGTGTATGAAAATGTTTGAGGAAAGACCTGAACTCCTTCGCGGCTACAGTAATCTATTTATGTATGTTTTAGTTGATGAATTTCAAGATTCCGATTCTCTTCAAATAAAGCTTTTAAAGATGCTAAGTGAAAAAAGCAGTATATATGCAGTAGGAGATGAAGATCAATGTATATATTCTTTTAGAGGTTCAAGGCCAGATTGCATGGTGGATTTTGATAAGATATTTAAGGATGGAAGAAAGCTATTTCTAAGTACAAACTATAGAAGTGTTAGGAATATAGTTGACATTTCCAAGAATTTAATAGCAAATAATGAGAAGAGAAATTTAAAGGACATAGATGCAAATAAATCAGACAGTGGAAAGATAACTATAATTAACAGCAAAAATGAGAATATAGAAGCAGATAAAATAACAATAGAAATTGAAAAATTAAAAAACATATCAGACTATAATTATTCTGATATTGCGATACTGTATAGAACTAATGTTGAAAGTAGGAGTCTAATTGACAGTTTCATAAGAAGAAATATTCCTTTTAAGTTTTTGGATAGGGAGTATAATTTTTTTGAACATTTTATATGTAAAGATATAGCTGCGTATTTAAGGCTTAGTATTGATGAATTTAATCGCGAAAGTTTTTTGCGGATAATAAATAGACCATTTAGGTATATAAGTAAGGTTAATCTTCAAAAAGTAAAAAGTTATGGCAATATGGAAAGTGTCTTTGATATATTAAAAAATATAGAGGATCTTCCTATATTCCAAATTAAAGACATTGAAAAACTTCAAACTAAGATAAGAAATTTAAATAAAATGTCCCTTTTAAGTGCTGTGCAGTTTATAATTTCAGATTTAGGCTATAGTGATTATATTCAAGATTACTGTAAAAAAAGAGGCTTTGATGTGGAAGAAATGATGGATATAATTGAAGAATTTAAAAGTGCTTGTGATGGATATAATAATATAATTAAATTTCTTTCACATATAGAAGAGGTTAGGGAGAAAATAAAAGAAAATAAAGTAGATACAAGTAAGGACACGGTTCTTTTAAGTACAATTCACGGAGTAAAAGGCATGGAATTTAAAAATGTATTTATAATAAACTGTGATGAGGAAAATATACCACATAAGAACAGTATTGATGAGAATATAGAAGAGGAAAGAAGACTTTTTTATGTTGGAATAACGCGTGCAATAGAAAATTTGTGGATTTCTATAACGAGTGAGCTTAAAGGCTGCGTTAGAAAGCCTTCAAGATTTATAAAGGAATGTAAACTTAATTTGAATGATTTTGAAGGAAAATATAAAAAAGGTGATAAGGTAGAGCACGTTTCTTTTGGCTTAGGTGAAATTATAAGTATTGAAGATGAGGTTACGGAAATAAGGTTTAAGAATGACACTAGAAGATTTGATACCAGTGTACTTTTGAATGCAAAATTAATGCGAAGATGCCAGTGA